A genomic stretch from Nitrobacter winogradskyi Nb-255 includes:
- the cysW gene encoding sulfate ABC transporter permease subunit CysW, whose amino-acid sequence MSEAAFAISRDRNDARSEPRWVRALLIGLCILFLTVFIVLPLTIVFAEAFAKGGQVYFAALAEPEAVSAIKLTLTVAAISVGLNLVFGLIAAWAVAKFEFPGKTLLITLIDLPFSVSPVVSGLVFVLLFGGQGFLGPWLQDHDIQILFALPGIALATTFVTFPFVSRALIPLMQEQGTAEEEAALSLGASGLQTFFRVTLPNIKWGLLYGVLLCNARAMGEFGAVSVVSGHIRGETNTMPLLVEILYNEYQFVAAFAVASLLALLALITLIAKTILEGQLDEGRQTREH is encoded by the coding sequence ATGTCCGAAGCCGCTTTCGCGATTTCGCGCGACCGCAATGACGCCCGCTCCGAGCCGCGCTGGGTGCGCGCATTGCTGATAGGCCTTTGCATTCTGTTTCTCACGGTGTTCATCGTGTTGCCGCTGACGATCGTGTTCGCTGAGGCGTTCGCCAAGGGCGGACAGGTGTATTTCGCGGCGCTTGCCGAACCGGAAGCGGTGTCGGCGATCAAGCTGACGCTGACGGTCGCGGCGATTTCGGTCGGTCTCAATCTGGTGTTCGGTTTGATTGCCGCATGGGCCGTCGCCAAGTTCGAGTTTCCCGGAAAGACGCTGCTCATCACCCTGATCGACCTGCCGTTCTCGGTCAGCCCCGTCGTTTCCGGTCTGGTGTTCGTGTTGTTGTTCGGGGGACAGGGTTTTCTCGGGCCCTGGCTGCAGGATCACGACATCCAGATTCTGTTCGCGCTGCCCGGCATCGCGCTGGCGACGACGTTCGTGACCTTTCCCTTCGTGTCGCGGGCGCTGATTCCGTTGATGCAGGAGCAGGGGACGGCGGAAGAAGAAGCCGCGCTGTCGCTCGGCGCTTCCGGGCTGCAGACCTTCTTTCGTGTCACGCTTCCGAATATCAAATGGGGCCTGCTCTATGGCGTGCTGCTTTGCAACGCGCGCGCGATGGGCGAGTTCGGTGCGGTCTCCGTGGTTTCCGGTCACATCCGGGGTGAAACCAACACGATGCCGCTGCTGGTTGAAATCCTGTATAACGAGTATCAGTTTGTGGCGGCGTTCGCGGTAGCATCGTTATTGGCGCTGCTCGCATTGATCACGCTGATTGCGAAAACGATTCTCGAAGGGCAACTCGACGAGGGGCGGCAGACGCGTGAGCATTGA
- the cysT gene encoding sulfate ABC transporter permease subunit CysT — MGLTLTWLSIIVLIPLAGLFLKSFELNFAQFVDIITSRRTLNALKISFGLAFLAALVNLVMGSIIVWALVRYRFPGRRIFDAIVDVPFALPTAVAGIALTTLFAQNGWLGAPLAELGINVSYTPLGIFLAMVFIGIPFVVRTVQPVLIDLDPEIEEAAASLGASRWQTVWRVVLPSLFPALLTGFALAFARAVGEYGSVIFIAGNLPNVSEIAPLLIVIRLSEFRYADATAIAVVMLLVSFLVIFVINRLQRWARAQEQAY; from the coding sequence ATGGGGCTGACGCTGACGTGGCTTTCGATCATTGTTCTGATCCCGCTTGCAGGATTGTTTCTCAAGTCATTTGAACTGAACTTCGCCCAGTTCGTGGACATCATCACCAGCCGCCGAACGCTGAACGCGCTGAAGATCTCATTCGGACTCGCGTTTCTCGCCGCGCTGGTCAATCTGGTGATGGGCAGCATCATCGTCTGGGCGCTGGTGCGCTACCGCTTCCCCGGTCGTCGCATCTTTGATGCAATCGTCGACGTGCCTTTCGCATTGCCGACAGCGGTGGCCGGCATTGCCCTGACGACGCTGTTCGCGCAGAACGGCTGGCTTGGCGCGCCGCTGGCTGAACTCGGCATCAACGTGTCGTATACGCCGCTCGGCATTTTCCTTGCGATGGTGTTTATCGGGATTCCCTTCGTGGTGCGCACCGTACAGCCGGTGCTGATCGATCTCGATCCCGAGATCGAGGAAGCTGCCGCCAGCCTCGGCGCCAGTCGGTGGCAGACAGTGTGGCGGGTCGTTCTGCCCAGCCTTTTCCCGGCGCTGCTCACGGGCTTCGCGCTCGCATTCGCGCGCGCTGTCGGGGAGTATGGCTCGGTGATTTTCATCGCCGGCAACCTGCCGAATGTGTCGGAGATCGCGCCGCTGCTGATCGTGATCCGCCTGTCGGAATTTCGTTACGCCGACGCGACCGCGATCGCCGTGGTCATGCTTCTGGTGTCCTTCCTGGTGATTTTCGTCATCAATCGCTTGCAGCGCTGGGCGCGGGCGCAAGAGCAGGCGTATTAG
- a CDS encoding sulfate ABC transporter substrate-binding protein: MLRRILTVLAGLIWAGSAYAADVSLLNVSYDPTRELYVDFNRAFAAHYQKETGKSVEIRQSHGGSGKQARSVIDGLQADVVTLALAYDIDAVADHGLLAKDWQARLPENSSPYTSTIVFLVRTGNPKGIKDWDDLVRPGVNVITPNPKTSGGARWNYLAAWGYALKKWGGEDKARQFVADIYSHVPVLDTGARGSTVTFVERGVGDVLLAWENEAFLALKEFGKDKFEIVAPSISILAEPPVAVVDKVVDKKGTRAAAEAYLKYWYTEEAQDIAARNYYRPTNPGLIKKYADAFPKVELFRIDEVFGGWTKAQKVHFSEGGIFDQIYKD; encoded by the coding sequence ATGCTTCGTCGAATCTTAACGGTTTTGGCCGGATTGATCTGGGCCGGTTCTGCCTACGCGGCCGATGTGTCGTTGCTGAACGTCTCCTACGATCCGACCCGAGAGCTGTATGTTGATTTCAACAGGGCGTTTGCGGCGCATTATCAGAAAGAAACCGGCAAGAGCGTCGAGATCAGGCAGTCTCACGGCGGTTCCGGAAAGCAGGCGCGCTCGGTGATCGACGGTTTGCAGGCCGATGTGGTGACGCTCGCGCTCGCCTATGACATCGATGCGGTGGCGGATCACGGTCTGCTGGCGAAGGATTGGCAAGCGCGGTTGCCGGAGAACTCATCTCCCTATACGTCAACCATCGTTTTCCTGGTGCGTACGGGCAACCCCAAAGGCATCAAGGATTGGGACGATCTGGTCAGGCCCGGCGTCAACGTCATTACGCCGAATCCAAAAACCTCCGGCGGCGCGCGCTGGAATTATCTCGCGGCATGGGGGTATGCGCTGAAGAAGTGGGGCGGCGAAGATAAGGCGAGGCAGTTCGTCGCCGATATATACAGCCACGTCCCCGTGCTCGACACCGGCGCGCGCGGCTCCACCGTCACCTTCGTCGAGCGCGGCGTCGGCGATGTGCTGCTTGCGTGGGAGAACGAGGCCTTTCTGGCGCTCAAGGAGTTCGGAAAAGACAAGTTCGAGATCGTGGCCCCCTCGATCTCCATTCTCGCGGAGCCGCCGGTTGCCGTCGTCGACAAAGTGGTGGACAAGAAAGGAACGCGCGCCGCCGCCGAGGCGTATCTGAAATATTGGTATACGGAGGAAGCGCAGGATATCGCCGCGCGAAACTATTACCGGCCGACCAATCCGGGACTCATCAAGAAATATGCCGATGCGTTCCCCAAGGTCGAACTGTTCAGGATCGACGAGGTATTTGGCGGCTGGACCAAGGCGCAGAAGGTGCATTTCAGCGAAGGCGGCATCTTCGATCAGATCTACAAGGACTGA
- a CDS encoding phosphoadenylyl-sulfate reductase codes for MTSPLEENSVDPGRAAQSAAAAANSAWPAAAALNESLRDASPAEVISAALRAVGRDRLALVSSFGTESAALLKVMADVDPAIPVIFLDTGWLFEETLTYRDTLIAALGLKDVRSIPPSEDALKQEDPDRELWFSDPDSCCRIRKVEPLARALQPFAAWINGRKRFQGGLRADLPMVEDDGARLKFNPFANASREDIEAIYASAKLPPHPLVASGFRSVGCMPCTSRGQAGEDARAGRWRGRAKTECGIHTMKIP; via the coding sequence ATGACATCTCCGCTCGAAGAAAACAGCGTCGATCCCGGCAGGGCGGCGCAATCTGCCGCTGCGGCAGCGAACTCCGCATGGCCTGCTGCGGCCGCGCTGAACGAGTCCTTGCGCGACGCTTCGCCTGCGGAGGTGATCAGCGCTGCGCTGCGCGCGGTCGGTCGCGACAGGCTGGCGCTGGTCTCGTCATTCGGCACCGAGTCGGCGGCGCTGCTCAAGGTGATGGCGGATGTCGATCCGGCCATTCCGGTCATCTTCCTCGATACCGGATGGCTGTTCGAGGAGACGCTGACCTATCGCGACACGTTGATCGCCGCGCTCGGCCTGAAAGATGTTCGCTCCATTCCGCCGTCCGAGGATGCGTTGAAACAAGAGGATCCCGATCGGGAGTTGTGGTTTTCCGATCCCGATTCCTGTTGCCGGATACGGAAAGTGGAGCCGCTTGCGCGCGCGCTTCAGCCGTTCGCCGCATGGATCAACGGCCGCAAGCGGTTTCAGGGTGGGCTGCGCGCCGACCTCCCGATGGTCGAGGATGACGGGGCCCGGCTCAAGTTCAATCCGTTCGCGAACGCCTCGCGCGAGGATATCGAGGCGATCTATGCGTCGGCGAAGCTGCCGCCGCATCCGTTGGTGGCGTCCGGTTTCCGCTCCGTCGGATGCATGCCGTGCACCAGCCGCGGACAGGCCGGCGAGGATGCGCGGGCCGGCCGCTGGCGCGGCAGAGCCAAGACGGAATGCGGCATTCACACGATGAAGATTCCGTAG
- the cysG gene encoding siroheme synthase CysG, translating to MKFLPIFLDTSRGPILLVGAGDPVRARLRLLLAAEARVRWHATDGDFAVSGLDAAAASRIEREESDPRNADLGGVVAVFCAGAGAIGESVAARALTAGVPVNVMDDPARSSFIVPAIVDRGDVVAAIGTGGASPVVARRVRERIEAVLPARIGDLAAMIGRWRKTIHDHIPDLPLRRRFWERVIDGPIGEAVLAGRANEAEGSLKAIADPSAYAGASVPGDIEGRVTLVGAGPGDPDLLTVKALRALQDADIVFYDELITPEILDRARRDAVRVPVGRRVGKPGIGQDAINRLLIDAARSGRRAVRLKGGDPFIFGRGGEEVEALREAGVRCSVIPGITAGLGAAAESGVPLTYRHEALRVTFLTAHKAHDASNVDWSTLTDRKMTVVVYMGITAAPAIRSGLLAAGRSPETPVGVFARATRPDAKTVVGILDHLPALVHDVEGGPAILVIGDVVSHSARWRNTNSFLQTLQMAAE from the coding sequence ATGAAATTCCTCCCGATCTTTCTCGACACCAGTCGCGGCCCGATCCTTCTCGTCGGGGCGGGCGACCCGGTTCGGGCCAGATTGCGCCTGTTGCTTGCTGCGGAAGCGCGGGTGCGCTGGCACGCGACCGACGGCGACTTCGCGGTTTCCGGTCTTGACGCGGCTGCGGCTTCGCGGATCGAGCGAGAGGAATCCGATCCGCGAAACGCGGATCTTGGCGGCGTCGTCGCGGTGTTCTGCGCGGGCGCCGGAGCGATCGGCGAAAGCGTCGCGGCGCGCGCGCTCACGGCCGGTGTACCTGTCAATGTGATGGATGATCCCGCGCGTTCCAGCTTCATCGTCCCTGCGATCGTCGATCGCGGCGACGTGGTGGCGGCGATCGGCACCGGCGGCGCGTCGCCCGTGGTGGCGCGGCGTGTTCGCGAACGCATCGAAGCGGTCCTGCCGGCGCGAATCGGCGACCTCGCGGCTATGATCGGGCGCTGGCGCAAAACGATTCATGATCACATTCCCGACCTTCCGCTGCGTCGTCGCTTCTGGGAGCGCGTGATCGACGGCCCGATCGGCGAGGCGGTTCTTGCCGGCCGCGCCAATGAGGCCGAAGGCTCGCTGAAGGCGATTGCCGATCCGTCCGCTTATGCGGGCGCATCTGTTCCGGGCGACATCGAGGGACGCGTCACGTTGGTCGGCGCGGGGCCGGGCGATCCGGACCTGCTCACCGTCAAGGCGCTGCGGGCGCTGCAGGACGCCGACATCGTATTCTATGACGAGCTGATCACGCCGGAGATCCTCGATCGCGCCCGCCGCGACGCGGTGCGTGTGCCGGTGGGTCGCCGCGTCGGCAAACCCGGCATCGGGCAGGACGCCATCAACCGGCTGCTGATCGATGCCGCCAGATCCGGCCGGCGCGCCGTCCGCCTCAAGGGCGGCGATCCCTTCATTTTCGGCCGCGGCGGCGAAGAGGTGGAGGCGCTCCGAGAGGCCGGTGTCCGCTGTTCGGTCATTCCCGGAATTACCGCAGGGCTTGGCGCGGCCGCGGAATCCGGGGTGCCGCTCACCTACCGCCATGAAGCGCTGCGCGTCACCTTCCTGACCGCGCACAAGGCTCACGACGCCTCGAACGTCGACTGGTCGACGCTGACCGATCGCAAGATGACCGTCGTGGTCTATATGGGAATCACGGCGGCGCCGGCGATCCGCAGCGGGTTGCTGGCGGCCGGGCGTTCGCCGGAGACCCCGGTCGGCGTGTTCGCCCGCGCCACCCGGCCCGACGCCAAAACCGTCGTCGGCATACTGGATCATCTTCCGGCGCTGGTTCACGACGTCGAGGGCGGCCCCGCCATCCTTGTGATCGGTGACGTGGTGTCGCACTCCGCGCGATGGCGCAACACGAACTCCTTCCTCCAGACACTTCAGATGGCTGCAGAATGA
- the cysD gene encoding sulfate adenylyltransferase subunit CysD, with protein sequence MQPGMDHLDALEAQSIYIFREAFARLKKLALLWSLGKDSNVMIWLARKAFFGRVPFPALHVDTQKKFPEMYAFRDHYSKEWGLDLKVDHCPPVEAIDPTLPPAARSAARKTEGLKLALNKYGFDGLIAGIRRDEEATRAKERVFSPRGLEGGWDVRDQPPEFWDQFNASPPPGAHLRIHPILHWTEADIWAYTKRENIPIIPLYLAKDGKRYRSLGDADITFPVPSTASTIDEILIELEGTKIPERAGRALDHETEDAFERLRVAGYL encoded by the coding sequence ATGCAGCCTGGAATGGACCACCTCGATGCGCTCGAAGCGCAGAGCATCTATATTTTCCGGGAAGCATTTGCCCGCCTGAAGAAGCTCGCGCTGCTGTGGTCGCTGGGCAAGGATTCCAACGTGATGATCTGGCTGGCGCGCAAGGCCTTCTTCGGCCGGGTGCCCTTTCCGGCGCTGCACGTGGACACTCAAAAGAAATTCCCCGAGATGTACGCGTTCCGCGATCACTACTCCAAGGAGTGGGGCCTCGACCTCAAGGTTGATCACTGCCCGCCGGTCGAGGCGATCGATCCGACCCTGCCGCCCGCGGCGCGCTCCGCGGCGCGCAAGACCGAGGGGTTGAAACTCGCCTTGAACAAATATGGCTTCGACGGGCTGATCGCCGGCATCCGCCGCGACGAGGAAGCGACCCGCGCCAAGGAACGGGTGTTTTCGCCGCGCGGCCTTGAGGGCGGATGGGATGTGCGCGACCAGCCTCCCGAATTCTGGGACCAGTTCAACGCCTCGCCGCCTCCCGGCGCTCACTTGCGCATCCATCCGATCCTGCACTGGACCGAGGCGGATATCTGGGCCTACACCAAGCGCGAGAACATTCCGATCATTCCGCTCTATCTGGCGAAGGACGGCAAGCGCTATCGCTCGCTCGGCGACGCCGACATCACCTTTCCGGTTCCCTCGACCGCGTCAACCATCGACGAGATCCTGATCGAACTCGAAGGCACCAAGATTCCCGAACGCGCCGGACGCGCGCTCGACCACGAGACCGAGGACGCTTTCGAACGGCTTCGCGTCGCCGGCTATCTCTGA
- the cysC gene encoding adenylyl-sulfate kinase produces MNVIASNLASNAALATPNGTTRPQVSIVIVGHVDHGKSTLVGRLLHETGSLPDGKLEMLKAVSARRGMPFEWSFLLDALQTERDQGITIDTTQIRFRTRSRDVVLIDAPGHAEFLRNMITGAAQADGAVLIIDALEGVRDQTRRHGYLLHLLGVKQVAVVVNKMDRVDFSAERFGAIRDEISAHLTGLGLAPTAVIPISARDGDGVAERTPKIDWYDGPVVVEAIDALQPARPLDELALRLPVQAIYKFDDRRIVAGRIESGGLSAGDEIVIMPAGKIANIRSVEGWPSSPTGAQGAGRSVGITLDRELFVERGDVIAHVGSAPRDTRRIRARIFWLHEQPLAAGASILLRLGNKETRAVVVAIEKAVDPGELSSAETKAIARNHVGEIDISLAQPLAADPYVDNPRTGRLVIEVNGRIAGGGLVLSVDAGQRAVPVDIVPVESALRPEERSARYRHNGAVVWLTGLPGSGKSTLARALERKLFSDGGSPILLDGDTLRAGLNGDLGFSPEDRAENIRRLAEIATHLARNGHIAIVAAVSPSREDRAAARRIADDTFREIYVATPADVCERRDPKGHYAKARAGVLHGFTGIGNDYQPPESVELTIDTSSCTVSDAADEIERMLIRTGVLFDEVTDIAANI; encoded by the coding sequence ATGAACGTGATCGCATCCAACCTCGCGTCGAACGCTGCCCTCGCGACGCCCAACGGCACGACCCGCCCCCAGGTCAGCATCGTCATTGTCGGCCACGTCGATCATGGCAAGTCGACGCTCGTCGGGCGGCTGCTGCACGAGACCGGCAGCCTGCCCGACGGCAAACTTGAGATGCTGAAAGCGGTCAGCGCACGGCGCGGCATGCCGTTCGAATGGTCGTTCCTGCTGGACGCCCTGCAAACCGAGCGCGATCAGGGCATCACGATCGACACCACGCAGATCCGCTTCCGTACGCGCTCGCGCGACGTCGTGCTGATCGACGCGCCGGGCCATGCCGAGTTCCTGCGCAACATGATCACCGGAGCCGCACAGGCCGACGGCGCCGTGCTTATCATCGACGCGCTGGAAGGCGTGCGCGACCAGACGCGGCGGCACGGCTACCTGCTGCATCTGCTCGGCGTCAAACAGGTCGCCGTGGTCGTCAACAAGATGGACCGGGTCGATTTCAGCGCCGAACGCTTCGGCGCCATCCGGGATGAAATTTCCGCGCACCTGACCGGCCTCGGCCTCGCTCCGACAGCCGTTATTCCGATCTCGGCGCGCGATGGCGACGGCGTCGCAGAACGAACCCCGAAGATCGACTGGTACGACGGTCCCGTCGTCGTCGAAGCCATCGATGCGCTGCAACCGGCGCGACCGCTCGACGAACTGGCGCTGCGACTGCCCGTTCAGGCGATCTATAAATTCGATGATCGCCGGATCGTGGCTGGGCGTATCGAGTCGGGCGGTCTGAGCGCTGGCGACGAGATCGTCATCATGCCGGCCGGAAAGATCGCAAATATCCGCAGCGTCGAAGGCTGGCCTTCCAGTCCGACGGGCGCGCAAGGCGCCGGCCGCTCGGTCGGCATCACGCTCGACCGCGAACTGTTCGTCGAGCGCGGCGACGTCATTGCCCATGTCGGGTCGGCCCCGCGCGATACCCGAAGGATTCGGGCGCGCATCTTCTGGCTGCACGAACAACCGCTAGCGGCCGGCGCATCCATCCTGCTGCGGCTCGGCAACAAGGAAACGCGCGCCGTCGTCGTCGCCATCGAGAAAGCTGTTGATCCGGGCGAGCTTTCGAGCGCCGAGACCAAGGCGATCGCCCGCAATCACGTCGGCGAAATCGACATCTCGCTGGCGCAGCCGCTCGCGGCCGACCCCTATGTCGACAATCCCCGCACCGGCCGCCTCGTCATCGAGGTCAATGGCCGTATCGCCGGAGGCGGGCTCGTGCTCAGCGTCGATGCGGGACAGCGCGCGGTTCCGGTGGACATCGTGCCGGTGGAATCGGCTCTTCGGCCCGAAGAGCGGTCCGCCCGCTATCGTCACAACGGCGCCGTGGTCTGGCTGACGGGGCTGCCGGGCTCCGGCAAATCAACGCTGGCCCGCGCGCTGGAGCGAAAACTGTTCAGCGACGGCGGCTCGCCGATCCTGCTCGACGGCGACACGCTGCGCGCCGGACTGAACGGCGACCTCGGTTTCTCGCCGGAGGACCGTGCCGAGAACATCCGCCGGCTCGCGGAAATCGCCACGCATCTCGCACGCAATGGTCATATCGCGATCGTCGCCGCGGTCTCCCCGTCGCGTGAGGATCGCGCCGCGGCGCGGCGCATCGCAGACGACACCTTCCGCGAGATCTATGTCGCAACGCCGGCCGACGTTTGCGAACGCCGCGATCCCAAGGGACACTATGCGAAGGCGCGCGCGGGCGTCCTGCACGGCTTCACCGGCATCGGAAACGACTACCAGCCCCCGGAGTCGGTAGAACTGACGATCGATACCTCGTCCTGCACGGTCAGCGATGCCGCCGATGAAATCGAGCGGATGCTGATCAGAACCGGTGTTCTGTTCGACGAAGTGACGGATATCGCCGCCAACATCTGA